From Pseudobythopirellula maris, one genomic window encodes:
- the infB gene encoding translation initiation factor IF-2, with translation MAVRIYSLAKELAVDSKELVDICTRAGVTGKGSALASLSDDEVAKVKDFLSNKPSGAAPSGGGGGSTPKAPPAMERPSRPDSKTGRMRVIVPKKADPKPPADPAPEAPAETPDAAVAADASEPPATPAPAEAPQPTPAGEAAEAKPTEPQSSEAKPAGEDAGGSEAAESSTEERSDLSRPGPLAGMVRREDYMTPGGGSGRMPVVGGGGGGGGQGAKTPRKQGDAPKPRPVVKLAAMPTAAPAAPKKTAKEEGGPAQKPDMKLPAEVLTGGKIGAKPLAAHLKRAERTLEAEKIRSRTDETGGRGRGTAAGGAAARDPNKPMLGGREQRQLSRNRSGGSSRMPRRSFRTRRKRTGINTAAPRKGRITVQLPCTVKELSESAGVPAAQILRILMAEGVMTTITAQIDPELTEFIAAELDLDVDFAQPETLEDRVLTALEDREDPAEDLVARAPVITFLGHVDHGKTSLLDKLIGIDVAGGESGGITQHIRAYQIDKDNKPIAFVDTPGHAAFTEMRARGANVTDIAVIVVAADDGVMPQTEEAISHAKAADVPIVVALNKCDLPGVDINRAMQGLAANDLLPSEWGGEVEVIKTSAMTGEGLDDLLDTLLTVAELHEYTANPNRPAIGACLESQQDSDRGVVTKVMVTNGTLRVGDIIVCGDAYGRVKAMYDPLDPKKRLTEALPSTPVNLTGLDTAPGAGERMYVLDDISQAREIAEARAHAERSDFLGATGYQQVTLENLFDRLEGAEEVQTLNLIIRADVRGSIEAIEKELEKLDHPEVRLRILQKGVGGITEGDIVLAEASDAIVIAFNVVPDDKARARASEVGVQIRRYGVIYKITDELRSAMEGMLKPEQREVELGRVLVQLVFKISRIGSIAGCRVLQGVVSRDARVRVIRDNTIIGDYAVDTLRREKDDAKEVREGYECGIKLAGFNDIKEGDLFEAYKIEEIGRSFDD, from the coding sequence TTGGCGGTTCGCATCTATTCCCTGGCGAAGGAACTCGCAGTCGACAGCAAAGAGCTGGTCGATATCTGCACCCGCGCGGGCGTGACAGGCAAGGGCTCGGCCCTGGCTAGCTTGTCCGACGACGAGGTTGCCAAGGTCAAGGACTTCTTGTCCAACAAGCCGTCGGGCGCTGCGCCCTCGGGCGGCGGTGGCGGTAGCACGCCAAAGGCCCCCCCGGCAATGGAGCGCCCCTCGCGCCCCGACTCCAAGACCGGCCGCATGCGGGTGATCGTCCCCAAGAAGGCCGATCCCAAGCCGCCCGCCGACCCCGCGCCCGAGGCCCCCGCCGAAACGCCCGATGCCGCCGTGGCCGCGGACGCGTCGGAGCCGCCGGCCACGCCGGCGCCCGCGGAAGCCCCCCAGCCAACGCCCGCCGGAGAAGCGGCCGAAGCGAAGCCGACTGAGCCTCAGTCGAGCGAAGCCAAGCCGGCCGGAGAAGACGCCGGCGGCTCGGAAGCCGCCGAGTCCTCGACCGAGGAGCGTTCCGACCTCTCGCGCCCCGGCCCGTTGGCCGGCATGGTGCGTCGTGAAGACTACATGACCCCCGGCGGCGGCAGCGGCCGGATGCCGGTCGTCGGCGGCGGCGGCGGTGGTGGCGGCCAAGGCGCCAAGACGCCCCGCAAGCAGGGCGACGCCCCCAAGCCGCGCCCCGTGGTCAAGCTGGCCGCCATGCCGACCGCAGCGCCGGCCGCTCCGAAGAAGACCGCCAAGGAAGAGGGCGGCCCGGCGCAGAAGCCCGACATGAAGCTGCCGGCCGAGGTGCTCACCGGCGGGAAGATCGGCGCCAAGCCGCTCGCCGCTCACCTGAAGCGCGCCGAGCGGACCCTCGAGGCCGAGAAGATCCGCAGCCGCACCGACGAGACCGGCGGACGCGGTCGTGGGACCGCCGCCGGAGGCGCCGCCGCACGCGACCCCAACAAGCCGATGCTCGGCGGCCGCGAGCAGCGTCAGCTCAGCCGCAACCGCTCGGGCGGCTCTTCGCGCATGCCGCGCCGTTCGTTCCGCACCCGGCGCAAACGCACAGGCATCAACACCGCCGCCCCGCGCAAGGGCCGCATCACCGTCCAGCTGCCGTGCACGGTCAAGGAACTGAGTGAGTCGGCCGGCGTGCCGGCGGCCCAGATCTTGCGGATCCTGATGGCCGAGGGCGTGATGACCACCATCACGGCTCAGATCGACCCGGAGCTGACCGAGTTCATCGCCGCCGAGCTCGACCTCGACGTCGATTTCGCCCAGCCCGAGACGCTCGAAGACCGCGTGCTCACGGCCCTGGAAGACCGCGAGGACCCGGCCGAGGACCTCGTCGCCCGGGCCCCCGTGATCACGTTCCTGGGGCACGTCGACCACGGCAAGACGTCGCTGCTCGACAAGCTGATCGGCATCGACGTGGCCGGCGGCGAGAGCGGAGGCATCACGCAGCACATCCGCGCGTACCAGATCGACAAGGACAACAAGCCGATCGCCTTTGTCGACACGCCGGGCCACGCCGCGTTCACCGAGATGCGCGCCCGCGGCGCCAACGTGACCGACATCGCGGTCATCGTGGTGGCGGCCGACGACGGCGTCATGCCCCAAACCGAAGAGGCGATCTCGCACGCCAAGGCGGCCGACGTGCCGATCGTCGTCGCCCTGAACAAGTGCGACCTGCCTGGCGTCGACATCAACCGCGCCATGCAGGGCCTGGCGGCCAACGACTTGCTGCCGAGCGAGTGGGGCGGCGAGGTCGAGGTCATCAAGACCAGCGCCATGACGGGCGAGGGGCTCGACGACCTGCTCGACACGCTGCTCACCGTCGCCGAGTTGCACGAGTACACCGCCAATCCGAATCGCCCGGCGATCGGCGCCTGCCTCGAGTCGCAGCAAGACTCGGACCGCGGCGTCGTCACCAAGGTGATGGTCACCAACGGCACGCTGCGGGTGGGCGACATCATCGTCTGCGGCGACGCCTACGGACGCGTCAAGGCGATGTACGACCCGCTCGACCCCAAGAAGCGGCTGACCGAGGCGCTGCCGAGCACGCCGGTCAACCTGACCGGTCTCGACACGGCGCCGGGCGCCGGCGAGCGGATGTACGTGCTCGACGACATCTCGCAGGCACGCGAGATCGCCGAGGCCCGCGCGCACGCCGAACGCTCCGACTTCCTCGGCGCCACCGGCTACCAGCAGGTGACGCTCGAGAACCTGTTCGACCGCCTCGAAGGCGCCGAAGAGGTGCAGACCCTCAACCTCATCATCCGGGCCGACGTGCGTGGCTCGATCGAGGCGATCGAGAAAGAGCTCGAGAAGCTCGACCACCCCGAGGTGCGACTCCGCATCCTGCAGAAGGGCGTCGGCGGCATCACCGAGGGCGACATCGTGCTGGCCGAAGCGTCGGACGCGATCGTCATCGCGTTCAACGTCGTGCCGGACGACAAGGCCCGCGCCCGGGCCAGCGAGGTCGGCGTCCAGATCCGCCGCTACGGCGTGATCTACAAGATCACCGACGAGCTCCGCTCGGCGATGGAGGGCATGCTCAAGCCCGAGCAACGCGAGGTCGAGCTCGGCCGCGTGCTCGTGCAGCTGGTGTTCAAGATCAGCCGCATCGGCTCGATCGCCGGTTGCCGCGTGCTGCAAGGCGTGGTTTCACGCGACGCCCGTGTGCGGGTGATCCGCGACAACACGATCATCGGCGACTACGCGGTCGACACCCTGCGGCGTGAGAAGGACGACGCCAAGGAGGTGCGCGAGGGCTACGAGTGTGGCATCAAGCTCGCCGGGTTCAACGACATCAAGGAGGGCGACCTGTTCGAGGCCTACAAAATCGAAGAGATCGGTCGCAGTTTCGACGACTGA
- the rbfA gene encoding 30S ribosome-binding factor RbfA gives MTSRRVLKAAEAIREVVGMAILTDLSDPRVEGVTVTGVEVSPDLRLAKVNVSVMGNDAAQSRCLHGLESAAGFLQSKLANRIDTRYTPKLKFVLDQGVKKSIAIAKALAEVLPEDEPATDDPPPEAPHADDAPPAETAEKDSDS, from the coding sequence ATGACCTCACGCCGAGTCCTCAAGGCCGCCGAAGCGATCCGCGAAGTCGTCGGCATGGCCATCCTGACCGACCTGTCCGACCCACGCGTCGAGGGGGTCACCGTCACCGGGGTCGAGGTGTCGCCCGACCTGCGTTTGGCCAAGGTCAACGTCTCGGTCATGGGCAACGACGCCGCCCAGAGCCGCTGCCTGCACGGCCTTGAGAGCGCGGCGGGGTTCCTGCAGTCGAAGCTGGCCAACCGCATCGACACCCGCTACACCCCCAAGCTGAAGTTCGTGCTCGACCAGGGCGTGAAGAAATCGATCGCCATCGCCAAGGCGCTCGCCGAAGTGCTCCCCGAAGACGAGCCGGCGACCGACGACCCACCGCCGGAAGCCCCGCACGCGGACGACGCCCCCCCGGCCGAAACCGCCGAGAAAGACTCGGACTCCTAG